The following proteins come from a genomic window of Citrobacter europaeus:
- a CDS encoding YdcH family protein gives MFPEYRDLISRLKTENPRFLSLFEKHNSLDHEISRLEGSDGRGYSLDIVRLKKQKLHLKEDLLKILQKESVSES, from the coding sequence ATGTTTCCAGAATACAGAGACCTTATTTCCCGACTGAAAACCGAGAACCCTCGCTTTCTGTCCTTATTCGAAAAACACAACAGCCTTGATCATGAGATCTCCAGACTGGAAGGTTCGGATGGTCGGGGGTATAGTTTGGACATTGTTCGCCTTAAGAAACAGAAACTCCACCTGAAGGAAGATCTGCTCAAAATATTGCAAAAAGAGAGTGTCAGCGAGAGCTAA
- the rimL gene encoding 50S ribosomal protein L7/L12-serine acetyltransferase gives MSEVITINDTLELRAVEEQHVTPLHQLVLKNKTWLQQSLNWPQFVASEEDTRKNVQGNMMLHQRGYAKMFLIFAQQTVVGVISFNQIEPLNKAAYIGYWLDKEQQGKGIMTLALQALIHHFAQRQEIRRFVIKCRVENVESNQVALRNGFQLEGCMQQAEFLNGDYHDVNLYARIIDGPSE, from the coding sequence ATGTCAGAAGTGATTACCATCAATGACACGTTAGAACTGCGTGCCGTAGAAGAGCAACACGTCACACCTCTGCATCAGTTGGTGCTTAAAAATAAAACCTGGCTCCAGCAGTCGCTGAACTGGCCGCAGTTTGTTGCCTCTGAGGAAGACACCCGCAAGAACGTGCAGGGCAATATGATGCTGCACCAGCGCGGTTACGCCAAAATGTTCCTTATTTTTGCGCAACAAACTGTGGTGGGCGTCATCTCGTTTAACCAGATAGAACCGCTGAACAAAGCGGCTTATATTGGCTACTGGCTGGATAAGGAGCAGCAGGGAAAAGGCATCATGACCCTGGCGTTACAGGCATTGATTCATCATTTTGCACAGCGTCAGGAGATCCGCCGCTTTGTGATTAAATGTCGTGTGGAGAACGTTGAGAGCAACCAGGTGGCGCTGCGCAATGGCTTCCAACTGGAAGGGTGTATGCAACAGGCGGAGTTCCTTAACGGTGATTACCATGATGTGAATCTGTATGCCCGCATCATTGATGGTCCCTCAGAATAA
- the ydcK gene encoding YdcK family protein: MTKYRLGDEPRSFSYQDNGNKKSVLLRQIIALTDFSDVLAGTPGGWIDDECVLSQSGDCWIYDENALAFAGATITGNARITQSSVIRDGAQISDAVWIDRAEISHNAQIRDNVTIQDSVVRGECLLFGDARVMCGSEIIAARGLTRERDQLLQIYERATVSHSRVVHQAQIYGDAQINYAFIEHRAEVFEFARVEGNEENNVWICDCAKVYGHARVVAGTGEDAIPTLRYSSQVAEHAVVEGNCVLKHHVLVGGHAHLRGGPLQLDGHILIEGHACVQGEVLIEHHIEITGQAHIEAFDGDAIHLRGPKVINGEQRITRTPIAGLF, encoded by the coding sequence ATGACCAAATATCGTCTGGGCGATGAGCCTCGTTCCTTTAGTTACCAGGATAATGGCAATAAAAAAAGCGTATTACTACGCCAAATCATTGCGCTCACTGATTTTAGTGATGTCCTGGCCGGTACACCGGGCGGCTGGATTGATGACGAATGCGTATTGTCGCAAAGCGGCGACTGCTGGATTTACGATGAAAACGCGCTCGCGTTTGCCGGGGCGACGATTACAGGAAACGCCCGCATTACCCAGTCAAGCGTAATCAGAGATGGCGCGCAGATTAGCGATGCCGTGTGGATTGACCGGGCTGAAATCAGCCACAACGCGCAAATACGTGACAACGTCACCATTCAGGATTCGGTGGTTCGCGGTGAGTGCCTTCTCTTCGGTGATGCGCGCGTTATGTGTGGCTCTGAAATCATCGCCGCCAGGGGGCTAACCCGTGAACGCGACCAGCTTCTGCAAATTTACGAACGGGCCACCGTCAGTCATTCTCGGGTGGTTCATCAGGCGCAGATCTATGGCGATGCGCAAATCAACTATGCGTTTATCGAACATCGGGCGGAAGTTTTTGAGTTCGCCCGGGTGGAAGGTAATGAAGAGAATAATGTCTGGATTTGCGATTGCGCCAAAGTCTACGGCCATGCGCGCGTCGTCGCCGGAACCGGAGAAGACGCTATTCCTACCCTGCGCTACAGCTCGCAGGTGGCGGAGCACGCGGTGGTTGAAGGTAACTGCGTGCTGAAACACCATGTGCTGGTCGGCGGTCACGCGCATTTACGCGGTGGGCCGCTCCAGCTTGATGGTCATATCCTGATTGAAGGTCACGCCTGCGTGCAGGGCGAAGTGCTGATCGAGCATCATATTGAAATAACCGGCCAGGCGCACATTGAAGCGTTTGATGGCGATGCTATTCATCTGCGCGGGCCGAAGGTGATCAACGGTGAGCAGCGCATTACGCGCACACCTATCGCAGGCTTATTCTGA